In Mytilus edulis chromosome 4, xbMytEdul2.2, whole genome shotgun sequence, the following proteins share a genomic window:
- the LOC139520292 gene encoding MAM domain-containing glycosylphosphatidylinositol anchor protein 2-like: MNITDVDLGTYICVSTSDTNVVDSSTQLMLMVPPSYLSIVGHTSNVFHTEEDSKVNLTCKVISGIPSEYLYWKSGNKTFVNGSGEIEYNFQVKRSDHLKVFECIAIHEALIEPLRKTLQLILSEKPRVRIAVYPGTEVQVGENVTLSCVMDNLFDLRSLTWLKDDTILPFRSTELCITDAQTRDAGIYKCSVVNQWGEGYSYVSFNVKEKTHPYDVNDVTYLTSQWTNTSERYDNGKRQQTPFLLIIASGTSFVIVSILLASSVVIYRRSHGAVHLESVNPNSENPPPNRSDNVEYETIDELQDGILPHQNVPSGIAASTMEIATVEIFTHSKSNSTSADDSSLRSLRSLSDYINPYCSLNADVIHKKNEYEFCLYKANYDTSGEKEVKKCSNTI, from the exons ATGAACATTACAGATGTAGATCTTGGAACATACATTTGCGTATCAACAAGTGATACTAACGTGGTTGATTCATCAACGCAGCTTATGTTAATGG TGCCACCGTCATATCTTTCCATTGTTGGACATACGTCAAATGTATTCCATACAGAGGAAGATAGTAAAGTAAATCTGACGTGCAAAGTGATATCAGGAATACCTTCAGAGTATCTCTATTGGAAATCAGGAAACAAGACCTTTGTAAATGGATCAGGGGAGATAGAGTATAATTTTCAGGTGAAACGTAGTGACCATTTGAAAGTTTTCGAATGCATTGCTATACACGAAGCTTTAATCGAACCTTTAAGAAAGACGCTCCAACTCATATTATCTG AGAAACCTCGTGTAAGAATTGCAGTATACCCTGGAACCGAAGTTCAGGTTGGTGAAAATGTGACCTTGTCTTGTGTCATGGATAATCTGTTTGATCTACGAAGTTTAACTTGGCTGAAAGACGACACTATATTACCATTCAGATCGACGGAACTATGTATAACTGACGCACAAACGAGGGATGCTGGCATATATAAATGTTCAGTGGTCAATCAATGGGGAGAAGGATATAGTTATGTttccttcaatgtaaaag aaaaaacacATCCTTATGATGTTAACGATGTCACTTACTTGACTTCACAATGGACAAATACATCTGAAAGATATG ATAATGGTAAAAGACAACAAACACCATTCCTGCTTATAATAGCGTCAGGAACATCGTTTGTGATTGTTTCCATTTTGTTGGCCAGTAGTGTAGTCATATACAGACGAAGCCACGGAGCAGTACACCTTGAATCAGTCAATCCAAATTCTGAAAATCCACCACCGAACCGGTCTGATAATGTGGAGTATGAAACAATTGACGAATTACAAGATGGGATACTTCCTCATCAAAATGTACCTAGTGGAATAGCTGCGTCTACAATGGAAATTGCAACTGTTGAAATTTTTACTCATAGCAAATCAAATAGTACTAGCGCTGACGACTCATCTTTACGGTCACTCCGCTCCTTATCTGACTATATAAACCCGTATTGTTCCTTGAATGCTGATGTAATTCACAAGAAAAATGAATACGAGTTTTGTTTGTACAAAGCAAACTATGACACCTCTGGcgaaaaagaagtaaaaaaatgttcaaatacgATATGA